From a single Sporichthyaceae bacterium genomic region:
- a CDS encoding DUF2470 domain-containing protein, with protein sequence MSDNGGHGVPAEAQPQTTATLRATVNLHGEPSDAERSRTLMTAKAFASLATMSTECPGYPFGSLVGYAVDSVGRPLLSLSSLAEHSRNMAANPRASLMVTEHDGGTNLLALARVTLVGEMSKLDGDERQAGLDLYLETHPTAFYASFHDFSVYRLEVANVRYVGGFGRMSWVTAEGYATAEPDPLLPVAEGILRHMNTDHPEALVDYCRVYGRVEPTSAEMVGVDRYGMDVIATLDGEDRRAVRINFTERTDTTDAVRRQTIALLREARAQLSG encoded by the coding sequence ATGAGCGACAACGGCGGCCACGGCGTGCCCGCGGAGGCACAACCACAGACCACGGCCACGCTGCGGGCGACGGTGAACCTGCACGGGGAACCGTCCGACGCGGAACGCTCCCGCACCCTGATGACGGCCAAGGCGTTCGCGTCGCTGGCCACGATGAGCACCGAGTGCCCGGGATATCCGTTCGGGTCGCTGGTCGGCTACGCGGTCGATTCCGTGGGCCGCCCGCTGCTGTCGTTATCCAGCCTGGCCGAGCACTCCCGCAACATGGCCGCGAACCCGCGGGCGTCGCTGATGGTCACCGAGCACGACGGCGGCACCAACCTGCTGGCGCTGGCCCGAGTCACGCTGGTCGGGGAGATGTCCAAGCTGGACGGCGACGAACGCCAGGCCGGGCTGGACCTGTATCTGGAGACGCACCCGACGGCGTTCTACGCCTCCTTCCACGACTTCTCCGTCTACCGGTTGGAGGTCGCCAACGTGCGCTACGTCGGCGGGTTCGGCCGGATGAGCTGGGTGACCGCCGAGGGCTACGCCACCGCCGAACCCGACCCGCTGCTGCCGGTCGCCGAGGGCATCCTGAGGCACATGAACACCGACCACCCCGAGGCGTTGGTCGACTACTGCCGCGTGTACGGGCGGGTGGAGCCGACCTCGGCGGAGATGGTCGGGGTGGACCGCTACGGCATGGACGTGATCGCGACCCTGGACGGCGAGGACCGCCGGGCGGTGCGGATCAACTTCACCGAACGCACCGACACCACCGACGCGGTGCGCCGGCAGACCATCGCGCTGCTGCGCGAGGCGCGGGCGCAGCTGTCGGGCTGA